Part of the Solanum pennellii chromosome 10, SPENNV200 genome is shown below.
GATATTGTATCCATAATTTGTCCTCTTCCTTGTTCTTGAATCGCCTTTTGTAGGAACGACTCGCTCTCTCCACTTGATATTAAGTTATCTATAAGTTCATCGTCTGCATTCTCTCCTGTAACCGTGAAGTACCTGTTATTAAACACATGAAATGATTTCAGACTAAGAGACATTTCTAAATATGTATAAGTTTAGTAAATAGACTAATAGTACCTTCTTGCCACGGTATCTTTATATTCTGAATTCATCTTCGCTCTCAATGCTTGAAAATCATCCATGAGAACTTTTAGTTTCTTCCCTAAACCGCTAACTACAGAAGTCCTTGTTCGATCAGCAGAGGATCCTGGACCACAACCCAAGTTCTTTCTATTTGCTACATTTGATCTTTCTAAGCCTTCAAGTTTTCCTTTAATAATCTTAACGCGTTTCAAAACAAGTGTCACATCTGAGTCCATTCGAGCCCTTATATCCTTTACTTTTTTTGCACTATGAACGGTTTTGCTCTCTTCGTTTGAATCTTGTAATCGTTTGTGTAATTTCTCAacctccttcatatcctctttcACATTCTCTACATCTTCGAAGAATTTAGCAAGATCAATGCTTTCGTTATGGGAAGGACCGGTGCCCCCAGTCCCTAATTCCAAATCATCCATCTGGACCTGTTGTTTTAGGTCCTGATACTTTTTAAGCGAAGGAGAAAATAAGtcattcatttttataaataatcacctttttcctttatttcttttcGTAGTAGGTTGAATTACTCTTACTTTTTTTCTCTTGTATATGCCTTCTCTCATCAATCGTCGCCCCGGAGTAAGAAGAGAAGGCAATAAGAGAAATGGCTTCATTAAGAGATAATAACAAACCATGATCATTGTTTGGTGAAGATTTGAAAGTAATATTATTAGAGGTGAACCAGTCAGTTGTTAGTAGTAATTAAAATTCCACAAAAACAAACTTGAGGACAGTAGATAATATAGGAagatttgttgtttttttggCCACTTGGTATTACATAAAGAAACTTGTCATTATGAATTATTTGACCAAATAGGAAACTAAAATGCTAGATATATATGTGTGATATTAGTGATCGTAGGGGTGGCTcgacaatattaaaaaaaaaacatgttttttaAGCCTTCGAATTTAAGGggctttatttttaataataataggttataagttattattttttaataactatTGAATACTATTGTAGTAAAAgtaaatatttcatgaaaaaagaagggattattagaagaaatttgacgTATTTGGAATAATATATCTCATGAAATTTAAAACAATAATGGTTACATTATCagattaaaactaaaataaatcaattatataaaagtaattaacaatttaagtttAAGGCATcgtttgatttttgttttagaTCATTAATGCGCTTGAGCCGCCTCTGAGTGATCAAAGCGAAGTGCATGATATATAAGTTAAGACGCATGTCATAATATTAACATTTCTTTcctatatatacaaaatatggTATTAAGTGAAAATAGTAAGATGTTTAAGGAATTCTGtttgtctatttttatttatactaaaaataatttaattttcaattttttattttaacattaATGGTATGAATCTACGGCGTGGTTAAactatatcttttttatttttaaaaaagaaatctttaatttatttttcaaattttgcgCATGTCAAACACATATTGACATAGAATGAGATACAAGACAAATTATACATTAGAACAACACTTCCTACTTTATTTAACACGATTAACTCTTCAGATTACTTAAAAGATAACAGTTTTACTTGTACAAATCATTTTATGTTTGAataaaatttgcagaaaatcttataattttttggtAGTATatttatgtcaatttttttatttggagtGGGTCTATCTGATAAAATTCTCctaataaattattgaaaaaatatatttatattatttatgagCAACGGAAAGCAGAACCGACCTTAGCTCAGTTGGTAGAGCGGAGGACTGTAGTTGTTGCTGGAATCCTTAGGTCGCTGGTTCGAATCCGGCAGGTcggaatgtttttttttcctttttaaatttttttttttccgaAATATTTTATAATCGAGCCGAACCGATTTATAATATCAACCTATCTAGTGTAAGCGTTTGAGAAAACACAACATTATGCGTCTGGCGGGCCGGAATGgttttttaacttcttttaaaaaatattttataattaaaccagaccaatttataatattaaccTATTTATGTAGCAAGTGTTTGAGAACACACAATATTAACTTTTTCTATGTAGTAAGCGTTTGAGAACACACAATATTAACCTATCTATGTAGTAAGCCTTTGGAACACGCAATATTAACCTATCTACATAATAAGCGTTTGAgaacaagcaaaaaaaaaaattccgtcaaaatgaaattttaccttaaaaatgTGAGAGAAAACGCCGTTGCCGGGGATCGAACCCGGGTCACCCGCGTGACAAGCGGGAATACTTACCACTATACTACAACGACTTGTTGTTTTAATCACTACTGGTTTACgtttatatttaattgttataaGAACTTTgtacaaaattttattattataattgattAATACAATCtcctttgattcattttagatATGATCCTAAAAAATATAGGATCActattcattttatatatgaacctaaaaaaaatataatcactGATGATGAGTCAAAATTGAAGTGTCAAATGCTTGCTAAAGAATTTGGACttagttgataaattttctgGATGTTGCaatcacataaaaacataaattttgatGCTTAATAGTCAAATTAAAGTGTCAAATGCTTGCTAAAGAATTTGAatttagttgataaattttcttgatgttgcgatcacataaaaacataaattttgatGCTTAATAGCAATATAAGTCTTCCTTCCAATATATGTTGCAATATCTCTAATAGCATGTTCTTACTTCGTCTTTTCCTTAGTAAGCCATCAAATTTGATCACTGCCAAAGAAATAACAATTTACATAGTGAATGATACAGTTATGTTGCTTCTATTAGTGTTAGTTTCACATGGTCTAATAAAACGAGTTCTTTGGAATTCTATATCATTTTCTAACCCCCAAATAAATCATGTTTGAATATAAAATCGAATTCAGAATTCATACCGAATTTATAAGGaatcaaaatcaagaaatttttttatccagttaaataatatcatataagtagaaacaaaaaaaagtactaATTAACACAATACactataaaaatcatttgataGATTACCTTATAATTAAGTTTAGTTAACACAATATATTAAGAGTCATTTAATACATTGGATGAAGATATCATAGGATTAAGTTTAGAGTTAAAAATAGTAATTAGTTAACTTTTAGGGTTTAATTATTGTACTTTTCTCTTAAATAAAACACACTCTTTTGCGGttttcgtttctctctctctcaattCATCAATGGCGGCTGATTCCGACTCCTTCTACTTTCCTCTTGAACTTTTAAGAGAAATTTTACTGAAACTTCCGGCTGAATCGTTAATTCGATTCACAGTCGTATGCAAATCATGGTATTCACTTATCACCAGTTATCCTTTCATCTCAGCTCACTTCGCCCAAACCCCACATTCCGAAACCCTTTTTGTCAGGCGTTATGACAGTTCTTGCAACAGAGAACACTATTTATTGTTTGAAGACTCTAAAAATCGACCCTTTAACTTGAATTTCACATCGGAACTGTATTTCCCATTCAATTGC
Proteins encoded:
- the LOC107001933 gene encoding syntaxin-124-like, translating into MNDLFSPSLKKYQDLKQQVQMDDLELGTGGTGPSHNESIDLAKFFEDVENVKEDMKEVEKLHKRLQDSNEESKTVHSAKKVKDIRARMDSDVTLVLKRVKIIKGKLEGLERSNVANRKNLGCGPGSSADRTRTSVVSGLGKKLKVLMDDFQALRAKMNSEYKDTVARRYFTVTGENADDELIDNLISSGESESFLQKAIQEQGRGQIMDTISEIQERHDAVKEIEKNLIELHQIFLDMAALVEAQGQQLNDIESHVAHASSFVRRGTEQLTEARELQKSSRKCTCIAILLIILLIIVLTFPLWSPLITSRL